The genomic DNA CAGCTTTGTTACAATTAGATGCATTTTGTCGTTCCATGGGGCAGTTTTTGCTGGCTTACAAACGCGACGTTAATCGATGTACCGGGAAACCTGAATGGAACTATTTACCCAATTGTTGCATGCGTTATGGAACCAGGATTTCGAAACTCTGGCGAATCCCTCTATGATCGGCATGCTCTATTTTGTGCTGTTTATGATTCTGTTCCTCGAGAACGGATTGTTGCCTGCTGCCTTTTTGCCAGGCGACAGTTTATTAGTGCTGGTTGGCGTGCTGATCGCCAAAGGCGCGATGGGGTATCCACACACAATCATTCTGCTGACCGTCGCCGCGAGTCTCGGCTGCTGGCTCAGTTATATTCAGGGGCGATGGCTGGGCAATACGCGAATCGTACAAAACTGGCTTTCCCATCTCCCCGCGCATTACCACCAGCGCGCGCACCATCTGTTCCATAAACATGGCCTTTCCGCTCTGCTGATTGGCCGTTTTATCGCCTTCGTCCGCACCCTGCTGCCAACCATCGCCGGGCTGTCCGGTCTGAGCAGCGCCCGTTTCCAGTTTTTTAACTGGATGAGCGGGCTACTATGGGTGCTTATCCTCACCACACTCGGCTTCGCGCTGGGCAAAACGCCGGTTTTCCAGAAGTACGAAGACGCGCTGATGTCCTGCCTGATGCTGCTGCCGGTAGTGCTGTTGGTCTTTGGTCTGATCGGCTCGCTGATCGTCTTGTGGAAAAAGAAATACGGAAAAGTGACCAATCATGGTGATTAATCGCCATACCTTGCGCTGGTTTTCCCTCGGTACTGGCGCAGTCATTCTGCTCCTGCTCGCCGTCTGTTTATGGGTGGCGCTCCAGCATAACGAATCGACGCTGGCGATCCGTCCGTCGGGTCAGGGCGCCAGTATGCCGGATGGTTTTTTCATCTGGCATCACCTTGACGCCAACGGCATTCGCTTCAAAAGCATCACGCCGAAAGACGATACTCTGCTGATTAAATTTGATTCCAGAGCGCAAAGCAGCGCGGCAAAAGAGGTACTGGATCGCTCATTGCCGCAGGGGTATATCGTGGCGCAACTGGACGACGACACCCCCGCGTCGCTGTGGATTTCCCGCCTGCGTGATAACGCACACCGTCTCGGCTGAATCCTTAGAGGATTCCGAAACGCACCCTGTTTTTTGGTGATTTACCGTATAGTTACTATGCTTTGTATGCGGAAGACGCCAGAAGTCATTGATTCACTGGAACGGGCTACGTCATCAGACAGCCCATAACAATGGAAGGTTTCATACATGAAATACCGCATCGTCATTGCATTAACACTCGTCTCTTTTAGCGCTGGCGCCTGGGCTGTCTCTCCCTGTCAGGAAAAAGCACAGGATATACAACGCGAAATCAGCTATGCCGAAAAGCATCACAATCAGAACAGGATCGATGGCCTGAAAAAGGCGCTGAACGAAGTGAATGCTCACTGTAGCGATCGTCAGGTACTTGCTGACCACCAGAAAAAAATCGCCAGACAGAAAGACGACGTGGCTGAACGCCGGCAGGAACTGAACGAAGCAAAACAAAAAGGCGATGCGGACAAAATCGAAAAACGTGAACGCAAACTCAAAGAAGCGCAGGACGAGCTGAAAGCGCTGGAGTCGCGTGATTACTGATTTTATGGAACGACGAACAGGAGAGCATCATGGCTAAAGATACCACTGCAGAAAATCTACGTGCTGAACTGAAATCCCTCGCGGATACCCTGGAAGAAGTGCTGAACTCCTCCAGCGATAAATCGAAAGAAGAGATCAGCAAGCTGCGCAGCAAAGCAGAGCTGGCTTTACACGACAGCCGCCATCGTCTGGGGGAAACCGGGGACGCCATCGCGAAGCAGACCCGCGAAGCCGCCGCGCGCGCCGATGAATACGTGCGTGAAAACCCGTGGACCGGCGTCGGCATCGGCGCAGCGGTTGGGGTGGTGCTGGGCGTTCTGCTGACGCGTCGCTGATCATGGCCGATCCACACCACGCACAAGGCCCCGGCAAGAGCATTCTGGGCATTGGACAGCGCATCGTCACGCTTGTGGTCGAGATGGTCGAAACCCGTCTGCGTCTGGCGGTGGTCGAACTGGAAGAGGAGAAGGCAAATCTCTTCCAGATGCTGTTGATGCTTGGGCTGACCATGCTGTTCGCGGCGTTTGGTTTGATGAGTCTGATGGTGCTGGTCATCTGGGCCATCGATCCGCAATATCGCCTGAATGCCATGATTGCCACGACGGTGGTTCTGCTGTTGGCTGCGCTCATCGGCGGGATCTGGACCCTTCGCAAAGCACGCCGTTCCACGCTGTTGCGCCACACGCGCAAAGAGCTGGCAAACGATCGTGAGCTGCTTGAGGATGAAAGATCGTGAACCACAAACTGGCGCTTTCGCAGCGCAAAGCACGGCTGCTGAGTAAAATTCAGCAACAGCGGCTGGACCTGTCCGCCAGCCGCCGTGACTGGCTGGATGCCACCCACAGCTACGATCGCGGCTGGAGCACGCTGTTAAACCTGCGTTCATGGATGCTGGTCGGCAGCAGCGTGGCCGCCATCTGGAGCGTTCGCCATCCGCGCTTCCTGGTGCGCTGGGCTAAACGCGGTTTCGGCATCTGGAGTGCCTGGCGTCTCATCAAAGCGACCGTGCGAGAGCAACAACTGCGCGGGTAACCCCCTCACCCCTTCCCCTTCAGGCCTGATAGCGCATCGCTTATCAGGCCTTTTTATAGGTGCCGTTTCGATTACTCAGATTCTTTGAAAGAGATCGACAGTTTTCCTTGCTAACATTCGATCTTCGTCACGTTTACACTCCTCTCCATCGACAGCAACAACGCGGTATCTCCGCGAAATTGCACACTAAATCAACACAGCCGCCCATGGGGTTTTCTGGAGAGTAAAATGAAAAAATTAGAAGATGTTGGTGTTCTGGTAGCGCGTATTCTGATGCCAATTCTGTTTATCACCGCAGGTTGGGGAAAAATCACTGGCTATGCAGGCACTCAACAATACATGGAAGCGATGGGCGTACCGGGCGCGCTGCTGCCGTTGACCATTCTGCTTGAGTTTGGCGGCGGTCTGGCGATTCTGTTCGGTTTCCTGACCCGTACCACGGCGCTGATCACAGCCATCTTCACCATCCTGACCGCGCTGCTGTTCCACAGCAACTTTGCGGAAGGCGTGAACTCGCTGATGTTCATGAAAAACCTGACCATCGCAGGCGGTTTCCTGCTGCTGGCTATCTCTGGTCCGGGTGCTATCAGCATCGACCGCGCGCTGAACAAAAAGTGGTAAGCGCTTATACTGAATAAAGTACAAGGCGAGGAGCGTTCTCCTCGCTTTTGCTATCTGCGAATCCAGAAAGGAGATTGTTATGGGACAACTGATTGACGGCGTCTGGCATGACACCTGGTATGACACCAAATCAACCGGGGGACGTTTCAAGCGTTCCGTTTCGGCCTTTCGCAACTGGCTGACCGCGGATGGCGCGCCCGGTCCGACCGGCGACGGCGGTTTTGCCGCCGAAAAAGATCGTTATCATCTCTATGTTTCCCTTGCCTGCCCGTGGGCGCACCGCACGCTGATTCTGCGCAAGCTGAAAGGGCTGGAGCCGTTTATTTCTGTGTCGGTGGTCAACCCATTGATGCTGGAAAATGGCTGGACCTTTGACGACGATTTCCCGGCAGCGACCGGCGATACGCTGTATCAGCATGAATTTCTTTATCAGCTTTATCTGCATGCCGACCCGCACTACACCGGGCGCGTCACCGTGCCGGTACTGTGGGATAAAAAGAACCACACCATCGTCAGCAATGAATCCGCGGAAATCATCCGTATGTTCAACACTGCGTTCGACGGGCTGGGTGCGAAAGCGGGTGATTACTACCCGGCAGAATTACGCAGTCAGATCGATGAACTGAACGGCTGGATCTACGACAACGTTAACAACGGCGTCTATAAAGCCGGTTTCGCCACCAGCCAGCAGGCTTACGATGAAGCGGTGACGAAGGTATTTGAATCGCTGGCGCGTATCGAACAAATTCTCGGCCAGCACCGCTATCTGACGGGTGATCACCTGACGGAAGCCGATATCCGCCTGTGGACCACGCTGGTACGCTTTGACCCGGTGTATGTCACCCATTTTAAATGCGACAAGCACCGCATCAGCGATTATCTGAATCTGTACGGTTTCCTGCGCGATATTTATCAGATGCCGGGTATTGCCGAAACGGTCGATTTCGCCCACATCCGCAACCACTATTATCGCAGCCACAAGACCATTAACCCGACGGGGATTATCTCCATCGGCCCGTGGCAGGATCTCGATGAGCCACACGGCCGCGACAGCCGGTTCCGGTAACGCAAAAGGGGCATCTTCCGATGCCCCTTTTTTATCGCTATTTTTTCGCGGCGAAGAGTTTGGGGATTTCGCGCAGACACCAGGATTTGGCTTCGCCCATGCTGTCGCGTCGCCAGGCCATGATGATGTCCACTTCGCTGGTGTATTCCGGGCTCACTACGCGCAGACGCCCTTCGGCAATATCCTGTTCCACCAGCGGATAAGGCATGGTGGCGACGCCCAGCCCGGCCAGCAACGCCTGGCGTTTATCTTCGATGGTACTGACCGTCAGGCGCGGCTGTTTATCCAGCAGTTGTACAGTTAAGACTGGACGCTCGCGGGCGGTATCCGCCACCGCTACGCCGCGATACTTCACCCGCGTGACTTCTGAAAGCGGCTCCGGCTCCTGATGAATCGGGTGATCCGGTGAAGCGACATAAACATTCAGCACCGAATAGAGTTTGCGTGAATTGATTTCCGACGACGAGCGAAAGTGCATATCCGGGGCGATGACAATATCCGCCCTTCCCTGCTCCAGACGCTCCCAGGCACCCGCCAGCACTTCGGTAATGATCGCCATCTGGGTGTTGGCTTTCGCCGCCAGTCTGTCGACCAGTGGGAACAAATCCACCGTCGGCACCAGCGCCTCGGTGACGAGGGTCAAATGGGTTTCCCAGCCGCGCGCCAGCGCTTCCGCATCGGTCGTCAGTTTGTCGGCGGCCTCCAGCAACACCCGCCCGCGCTCCAGCAGCATACGACCAACGTTGGTAAATTTCGTCCGGTGACCGGAACGATCGAACAGCACCACATCCAGCTCTTCTTCCAGCTTTTGCATGGTGTAGCTCAGTGCGGAAGGTACGCGCCCCAGCTCGTCCGCGGCAGCGGCGAAACTGCCACGGCGATCGATCGCGTCCATCACCCTCAGCGATTCCAGCGTCAATGCTCTTTCTTTAGCCATCGCACTCTCATTCAGTAAATTTGAACATACCTGGCAGAATATCTGGCTAACAATGCAGCGTCCAGCCCCTTAACATAAAAGGAAGTAAAGAGAGGTCAAGAATTATGATTACTACCCGTACCGCTAATCAATGTGGCAAAGCCGATTTCGGCTGGCTGCAGGCACGTTACACCTTTTCCTTTGGACACTACTTTGACCCGAAGCTGTTGGGCTACGCCTCCCTGCGCGTACTGAATCAGGAAGTGCTGGCGCCCGGCGCGTCGTTCCAGCCGCGCTCTTACCCGAAAGTTGATATCCTGAACCTGATTCTGGAAGGTGAAGCAGAGTACCGCGACAGCGACGGCAACCATGTCCAGGCGAAAGCCGGTGAAGCGCTGCTTATCGCCACGCAACCCGGCGTGAGCTACAGCGAGCACAACCTGAGTAAAGAGCACTCCCTGACGCGGATGCAGTTATGGCTGGATGCCTGCCCGGAGCGGGAAAACCCGTTGATGCAGAAAATTCACCTCGACGATGTCGCCACGCAACTGCTGGCCTCACCCGACGGCAGCAACGGTAGTCTGATGCTACGCCAGCAGGTGTGGATCCATCATATTGATATTGCAAAAGGCGAGCAGTTGAACTTCCAGCTCCACGGCCCTCGTGCTTATCTGCAGTCGATTCATGGCACCGTTCATGCACAATGCATGCAAAAAGAGCAACAGTCGTTGACCTGCGGTGACGGCGCTTTTATTCGTGACGAAGCTAACATAACGCTGGTCGCAGATACGCCGCTTCGCGCTTTGCTGATAGATTTACCGGTATAGACAGAAGCAACAGCGGAAGATGCACGTGAGCAAAAAACGACAGTCTAAAACGGCGGCTGACATCGTCAGCGCCCCTTCAGAGAGCGGTGACGTCACCGTCCCGGTCGCCTTCGGCTATGAAGAGATGCTGAGCGAGCTGGAAGCGATCGTCGCCGAAGCCGAAATCCGTCTGATCCAGGATGCTGAACTGGCCTGAGCGGTCAGTTCAGACCTGTGCCTTAAGACGCTTTCTTCGCCATGATCTCTATAATTTGCAGGTCAGTCTGCTGCATCGCCTGACGCGCCAGCGCGCACAGGTTAGCGATAGACTGCTCGACATCATGCGCCACAATCCCCTCATTGCCCGTTACGGCGGTATCATCGAGCGCCATCAGCACCGCTTTCCAGGCGCTTGACGCGCTGGTCGACACTTTCATGGCGCAGCTGTTTGACGCGCCGTCGCAAATCATGCCGCTGAGATCGCCAATCATGCTGCCGATCGCCATCGCCAGCGTTTCATAACGCCCGTCCACCAGCCAGGCCATGCCTGCCGCCGCGCCCATTGACGCCGTGGTAACGGCACACAACGCTGACAGCCGTGGCAACTGGAAATGAATGTAGATAGCGCAGAGATGCGACAGCATCAGCGCGCGGGCCAGTTTCTCTTCGCTGG from Trabulsiella odontotermitis includes the following:
- the yqjA gene encoding DedA family general envelope maintenance protein YqjA; translated protein: MELFTQLLHALWNQDFETLANPSMIGMLYFVLFMILFLENGLLPAAFLPGDSLLVLVGVLIAKGAMGYPHTIILLTVAASLGCWLSYIQGRWLGNTRIVQNWLSHLPAHYHQRAHHLFHKHGLSALLIGRFIAFVRTLLPTIAGLSGLSSARFQFFNWMSGLLWVLILTTLGFALGKTPVFQKYEDALMSCLMLLPVVLLVFGLIGSLIVLWKKKYGKVTNHGD
- the mzrA gene encoding EnvZ/OmpR regulon moderator MzrA, with protein sequence MVINRHTLRWFSLGTGAVILLLLAVCLWVALQHNESTLAIRPSGQGASMPDGFFIWHHLDANGIRFKSITPKDDTLLIKFDSRAQSSAAKEVLDRSLPQGYIVAQLDDDTPASLWISRLRDNAHRLG
- a CDS encoding DUF1090 domain-containing protein — protein: MKYRIVIALTLVSFSAGAWAVSPCQEKAQDIQREISYAEKHHNQNRIDGLKKALNEVNAHCSDRQVLADHQKKIARQKDDVAERRQELNEAKQKGDADKIEKRERKLKEAQDELKALESRDY
- a CDS encoding DUF883 family protein; translated protein: MAKDTTAENLRAELKSLADTLEEVLNSSSDKSKEEISKLRSKAELALHDSRHRLGETGDAIAKQTREAAARADEYVRENPWTGVGIGAAVGVVLGVLLTRR
- a CDS encoding phage holin family protein yields the protein MADPHHAQGPGKSILGIGQRIVTLVVEMVETRLRLAVVELEEEKANLFQMLLMLGLTMLFAAFGLMSLMVLVIWAIDPQYRLNAMIATTVVLLLAALIGGIWTLRKARRSTLLRHTRKELANDRELLEDERS
- a CDS encoding YqjK-like family protein; translated protein: MNHKLALSQRKARLLSKIQQQRLDLSASRRDWLDATHSYDRGWSTLLNLRSWMLVGSSVAAIWSVRHPRFLVRWAKRGFGIWSAWRLIKATVREQQLRG
- a CDS encoding DoxX family protein; protein product: MKKLEDVGVLVARILMPILFITAGWGKITGYAGTQQYMEAMGVPGALLPLTILLEFGGGLAILFGFLTRTTALITAIFTILTALLFHSNFAEGVNSLMFMKNLTIAGGFLLLAISGPGAISIDRALNKKW
- a CDS encoding glutathione S-transferase family protein, which gives rise to MGQLIDGVWHDTWYDTKSTGGRFKRSVSAFRNWLTADGAPGPTGDGGFAAEKDRYHLYVSLACPWAHRTLILRKLKGLEPFISVSVVNPLMLENGWTFDDDFPAATGDTLYQHEFLYQLYLHADPHYTGRVTVPVLWDKKNHTIVSNESAEIIRMFNTAFDGLGAKAGDYYPAELRSQIDELNGWIYDNVNNGVYKAGFATSQQAYDEAVTKVFESLARIEQILGQHRYLTGDHLTEADIRLWTTLVRFDPVYVTHFKCDKHRISDYLNLYGFLRDIYQMPGIAETVDFAHIRNHYYRSHKTINPTGIISIGPWQDLDEPHGRDSRFR
- a CDS encoding LysR family transcriptional regulator, which translates into the protein MAKERALTLESLRVMDAIDRRGSFAAAADELGRVPSALSYTMQKLEEELDVVLFDRSGHRTKFTNVGRMLLERGRVLLEAADKLTTDAEALARGWETHLTLVTEALVPTVDLFPLVDRLAAKANTQMAIITEVLAGAWERLEQGRADIVIAPDMHFRSSSEINSRKLYSVLNVYVASPDHPIHQEPEPLSEVTRVKYRGVAVADTARERPVLTVQLLDKQPRLTVSTIEDKRQALLAGLGVATMPYPLVEQDIAEGRLRVVSPEYTSEVDIIMAWRRDSMGEAKSWCLREIPKLFAAKK
- a CDS encoding pirin family protein gives rise to the protein MITTRTANQCGKADFGWLQARYTFSFGHYFDPKLLGYASLRVLNQEVLAPGASFQPRSYPKVDILNLILEGEAEYRDSDGNHVQAKAGEALLIATQPGVSYSEHNLSKEHSLTRMQLWLDACPERENPLMQKIHLDDVATQLLASPDGSNGSLMLRQQVWIHHIDIAKGEQLNFQLHGPRAYLQSIHGTVHAQCMQKEQQSLTCGDGAFIRDEANITLVADTPLRALLIDLPV